One part of the Candidatus Bathyarchaeota archaeon genome encodes these proteins:
- the proS gene encoding proline--tRNA ligase, which produces MSDTGVTVKKNVDFSEWYVEVVLKAELADYAPVKGCMIIRPDAYAVWEKIQAVVNEKIKATGHRNTYFPMFIPEAFLKKEAEHFEGFTPEVAWITVGGETPLDERLAVRPTSETIMYAMFSKWIRSWRDLPLKINQWCNIVRWETKATKLFLRTREFLWQEGHTAHATAEEAEAEVMWALNMYRDMIENYLAIPVLIGTKSESEKFAGALYTTALESIMPDGKALQMGTSHNLGQHFAKVFDVKYIGEDKADHYVWQTSWGITTRLIGAMIMIHGDDKGLIMPPKVAPVQVVIVPIPFKGLEAEAIAAKTKQIQADLTASGISVFLDDRGEYTPGWKFNQWELKGVPLRVEVGPRDVKNGQVVMVRRDTGQKAFVKDADILATAQSLLQQIQDNLLLKARAVLADKTSVASNYEEFKAVVEGKGGFVKAAWCGSPECEAKIKDETCATIRIRPFQKEVPTSGCVHCGKEAKEVVYFARSY; this is translated from the coding sequence CATGATTATCCGCCCCGACGCCTACGCGGTCTGGGAAAAAATCCAAGCCGTCGTCAACGAAAAAATCAAGGCAACAGGGCACCGAAACACCTACTTCCCCATGTTCATCCCCGAAGCCTTCCTTAAAAAGGAAGCCGAGCACTTTGAGGGGTTCACTCCAGAAGTCGCGTGGATAACCGTTGGCGGCGAGACGCCTCTGGATGAGCGGTTGGCGGTGCGTCCCACCAGCGAAACCATCATGTACGCGATGTTTAGCAAGTGGATACGCAGCTGGCGCGACCTGCCGCTGAAGATCAACCAGTGGTGCAACATCGTAAGATGGGAAACCAAAGCCACCAAACTGTTTCTGCGCACACGCGAGTTCCTCTGGCAGGAAGGCCACACCGCACACGCCACCGCCGAGGAAGCCGAAGCCGAAGTCATGTGGGCACTGAACATGTACCGCGACATGATAGAGAATTACCTCGCCATACCCGTGCTCATCGGCACCAAGAGCGAGAGCGAAAAATTCGCAGGCGCCCTCTACACCACAGCGCTGGAATCCATTATGCCTGACGGCAAGGCACTGCAGATGGGCACCAGCCACAACTTGGGCCAGCACTTCGCCAAGGTCTTCGACGTGAAATACATCGGCGAAGACAAAGCTGACCATTATGTGTGGCAGACCAGCTGGGGCATCACCACGCGCTTGATTGGCGCCATGATTATGATCCACGGCGACGACAAAGGCCTCATTATGCCGCCTAAAGTGGCGCCTGTTCAGGTGGTCATCGTGCCCATCCCATTCAAGGGGCTGGAGGCAGAAGCCATCGCCGCCAAAACCAAACAAATCCAAGCAGACCTCACCGCAAGCGGCATCAGCGTTTTCCTCGACGACCGCGGCGAATACACGCCGGGCTGGAAATTTAACCAGTGGGAACTCAAAGGCGTCCCGCTTCGTGTCGAGGTGGGCCCCCGAGACGTCAAAAACGGGCAGGTGGTTATGGTTCGCCGCGACACCGGACAGAAAGCCTTCGTGAAGGACGCCGATATACTCGCAACCGCCCAAAGCCTGCTCCAGCAAATACAGGATAACCTGCTATTGAAAGCCCGCGCTGTTTTAGCTGACAAAACCAGCGTTGCCTCAAACTATGAGGAATTCAAGGCGGTGGTTGAAGGCAAAGGCGGCTTTGTCAAGGCAGCATGGTGCGGCAGCCCAGAGTGCGAAGCAAAAATTAAAGACGAGACCTGCGCAACCATCCGCATTCGGCCCTTCCAGAAAGAGGTTCCAACATCTGGCTGTGTGCATTGCGGGAAGGAAGCCAAAGAAGTCGTGTACTTCGCAAGGTCCTATTAG